From the genome of Oryza glaberrima chromosome 1, OglaRS2, whole genome shotgun sequence:
CCCAGGCCATCCCTCTAAGACCATGGAATCCATCCCTCTTGCAAAGTAACTGTTTTCTTGAAAACTTATGATGTTGTATTATACAATTGAAAGCATTACTCTTCTTTTGTCTTGGATAATGTTGGGTTGAACAATTGAAAGCATGTAACACCTTTTTGTTTGTTGCCTGTATATTTTTGTACATATACTTACTCTTCTTACTTGCTGATGCAGAGGACAGTGCCATTGTCTGGGAAATGGGCAAATGATTTGATTGCTACCTCTGAAGAGTTCTCCTTGCTCGTGTTCAGCTGCTAAAGCTGCATCTCAGAAATAATCTTAGCTATATTGGTTCTGATTATCTTTTGATTCCCAGACAAAGTAAAACTATCCTTTCTAATGTATGACACTGCCTTACATCTACATTTCTGGTTTCATTTTGAATGCTAGCATAACAGTATGGTGTAACAGGAAATATCAGAAATAACGGTGTTACGGAATGAGCCATTTCTGTTTGCATTATCAGTTGTACGAATTAATTGATTGTGTGGACAGTGGTAGTTACATGCTCTGATGGAAATATCAAAAATCATTTGGCCTACAAAGTTATGAAGTGTGCTCTCTGCTCAAACAAAAGATTTTGATATCTGTATGAGGAAGCCTCCAGCGTATCTACGCTAGTAAACATTTTTGGGGGTTCTCAATTCCTTCCCGTACTCTGATTATGAATGTAAACTTGCCTGCTAATGAATAGAATGTCCgatttttatctaaaaaaatagaaaaacatttttcttttcaacaaAAATGGATCCTATAGATCAAAACAAAGGGCAGCTAGAGACGCATGCCTCATGAAAACAAAACTGCGATTATAAAACAGAACTGTACTAGATTCTAAACATTATGAAACTGTGTGCATTACAGCAGAACATTGAAGCTTTTCAAGCGTCACGTCCAGATTAGCTTCACTGATTAATGCTTCACATATCAGGACACACTGGCAATGAAGAAGCAGTTTGCACTAAGCCAGCAGCATCTCCCAGTGTCACTACTCGCTACTACTAGACTATTTCTACAGGAGAGCTGCCAAATGCACTCTCCACttctcctaaatttagcttcagcttCAAGGAActatttggtagagctccaacttctaaatttagctcctccggctgtgtttagttcagcgcaaagtttggattttggttgaaattgaagatgatgtgactaaagttgtgtatgacagattgatgtgatggaaaaggactgaagtttggatccaaactttgaatctaaacacagcctaaatttagcttcagcttCAAAGACCTGTTTGGTAGaactccaacttctaaatttagcttaAGTCTAAAGTGTTGTTTATTTTATGAGAGCGTTCCACCCAGCTCTGCTCTCATTTTAGGTGAAGCTAAAACTGTTTAGCTGAGCTCCAGCTACAGGAAAGGTTAAGATGGAGCtgaagttgtgccaaacagacccttgaTCTCAAGCAACAACGGACAATTCGCAGTAATTAAATGAAGGATAACAGAAGCATGAAAATGACTTCATCTATACTACCATTTCAGTATTCCAGCAAGACTTTCATTAAATAAGCATCTCTTGTCCGTTACAATGTGCCTTGCTCCCAGTATAGACACATATGTACTTATGTAGTTTCGAGTCTCATGTCCGttgaatatatagatatataatatatgacaatatacagaaccaaaaaaaaaaaaagggaaaaagacgAACTCCGGAAGCTGGACGAGCAAAATCCAGTAGCTTCTGCATGTATAAACCTCCTTGCCTGAGAATTATTTACCGAGGGAATGGATCCGAGTCTCCCAGTGCCGCGAACTGCCGATGAGAACTATCGAGCCTGACATTCAAAaaccttccttttctttcccgTTTCAGAGAACAGAAGAACGCAAAAATTGCAAGTGAATCGAGCTTGCCTGTAACCTATGAATGCTTTATTGAGATGGCAGAGAAACACCACCCTCGCCGAGCCTTCTCTACAGAGGCCACAGCTTTTTATTCACATTGGAGGGGCCTATCAGAACTGATGTGGAAATGTGCAGAATAGATTGCATTAGCACTTTAGCGGCGCCACATATAGTATAATAAGGGGGAAATCAAGGAGAATTCAAACCAACCTGTGTCAAGTGATTGAAAAATTGTGCTGAGATCTCTCAGCTCAGAAAAATCAGCGACCACCGCCAGGACTCGAGCTACCACCAGATGTTGTGTTAGTCTGAGCACGCATCATGGTGTCTGCTGGGAAAACCCCTTTCGGCAATATTGATCCAACAGGCTCGGATGCTGCCACTGGCGATGTTACTTGGTTGACAGATTGGTCTTTGGTCGAAATGTATTCTGGCCTTAAATCCGGGGAAGGCGAAGACGGAGCCAATGTGGCAATAGAGAAGCCAATAGGATATGGGGCAATTGGCATATCAGAGAGGGGCAAAGCAGACGGACTGTAGCCAAGCGTGCCCATTGGGTGATCATACTTGCATGCAACTCCATATCTGCAATACCCATTTTGGGCATAGTATGCACAAGGCTGAGCCCCCTGCAAGTTGAGATAACACAAGCAGCTTAGCAAGAAACCAAGGAGCATTTTCTCTACAAAAAAGCAAAGACAAAAACATAGGTCTATGTGCAATCACCAATCAACTTCTTCCAAACATACTATGCAAGCCTGACACTATAGATGATTAATGCACGAATGTGCTGTCTCCTAGCATAAATTTTAAGAACTGTGTAAACCTTTTGGGCAGTGCAAACTAATTCAGGATATCACACTGAAAAACAATTAGTTTGCACAGTATAGAAAAGAAAGTAATATCACcaatggatatttttaacaataTAGGACATATTTCCCTACAAAGCAAGTTAAATCAGACACTAGCATTTGAAATTATGCGTATTAGGCTATTTAAAGTCCATGTATCTGTTGAAGTTTGCGCTTCACTCAGATAGTGATCTCTGATTTATGGGAATATTTGGGAGCCCCTGTTTCTATAACTTGCTGAGTTACACTGACGTATGGGCCAAACATGGCTCATCCTCACATTCAATGTTATTTTCAATTTATATATCCTCAGTGTTATTGAGTAAGTTTTCCCTCTGAAATATTATAAATGCTTattaagtcaaaaaaaaatattatgaatgcTTCATCCAATAACAATTTAAGCTGCAAATAGCTTCAAAACTCAGGAGCTAAGTTTGAACAATGTATCTTACTTGATACATTCAAGTTTCAACCAATCTTTGGCCCATAAAAGTTATATACTAGTAGATGACAATATAACACAGTTAATATTTATCAGCTAACCAAAATTATTAAGTAATCAACTATGTTCCATGATCTCATAATCCCTAAATACTCAGCATAAGAAAGCTTACAATGCCTAATTGCCCAATAATCTGCTTCTTCTTTTTGCGATTACAAGAAAGATGCACATGTGCACACACACAGAAACATGAGCACGTGCATAAGTGCGCCTCCTTTTAACACATACTCAAACACACAGGCCAAGGATAAATCCATGAACCTCAATAAAATTCCTAGTGAAAGTGCACATAGAGAACATTATCGTTAGGAGGCTTCAACGAGTAGTGGACATAATCATATGACTAGTTCCTACAACCtgtttttcaaaacaaaaatatatgtgcagccttttttttaaaaaaaaaagaaaaaacatggaCATTAGGACTATGGAAGTTCAACCCCACTCCCAAGGACATTGATGCTACGGTACGTATTAGAGGTTTCAGGGTACTCACCGGACGAAGTGGAAGACAAAGGGAGTTGACCATATAGCCTGATTTAGGTGCACTCAACTCTCGGGGGTGATGATATTTACATGTAGCTCCAAATTTGCAATCTCCTGTTCTCATATAATATTGACAATCAGGCTGCCCTGGCCGCTCAGGGAATCCATGTTCTTGTTGATTGTTGCTTGATTGTCCAGTTGAGGAAGCATATGGAACGTAAGGACCACCATAAGCAATTGTAGAGGAAGATCCATGGTGCCCCATGCCGTACACAGGTCCAGCTTGAACATTTTGTTGAGCTCCACCTGACACTACAGGGTTTACCGAAGCCTGTATAAAATAGAAGAGTTAAAACCACAATGAGAAGACTCCATCATGGCATGTGTCAATTATTTTGTCCCATCTGATTGTTTGCTTAACACTTAAACACTGGCTGGTTATTCAGGCAGCACATCAGTGAGTGCCTTCCAGCTCTTGCTTAAAAGACAATAAGCACATTCTACATCTTTCAGTCTAGATTACAAAGAACCTGCTTCACAAATCATGACACAAGTATGCTGTCGTGCCTCATTTGTTGATTCACTTTGCATTTCATAGTATAAGTTGGCTGTCATGTCCAATTTGTTTATCAGTTTTGCATTTATAGGTATGCTGTTTATTTTTCCACAATAGAACATGTAATTCAAATCAATTACCGGATAAGGGCTCCATCCTTGCAATGGGATCATTCCAGATGAGAGCATCATTGGGGTGTATGAGCCTGGTATATATGATCCAGGAACTACAGGTGGTCTCCCCATTTGCCAATTTGCAAGAGAAGCATATGGATGAGGGGAAGCTATAGATGGAGACTGTAATGGTGGGTATATTCCAGGGGTCATCGGAACACCACCGAATTCCGGATGATGGAATTTACATGTAGTTCCAAATTTACATTGCCCAGTTTTCATGTAGTAGGAGCACTCCTTCTCACCCTGCATTTTATTTGTACCAACATCTCTTTTTCAAAACAGGAAAAACAAGTGTATGAATAAGCAATATTTTACGAGAGATTTCACACCAGGCGTATAGGGAATCCACTGTTGTTTAACATAACAGGTAGCACAGCTCCATCTTGCTTAGGATGGTGATATTTGCAATTGGTACCAAATTTGCAAGTCCCAGTCTTCATGTAATACTGtaaaacaaggaaaaagaatTAGGACCAACATTTACATGTCATATGACATGACATTAAAATTGTTATGTGCTTAACAATCTCAGCCAATTATTATTTGAGTATTATGTTGCATGCCCTGCCTGCCTGCCAGTTAGCAAGCAAAGAACACATGGTGTTAATGCAAGCTTAAGTGATGGCGGGTGCCTTTTTCGTTGCATAAAAGATAATTGAATTCAAGCACCAAGCTGTTTAGTTTGAGTACCTCGCATATAGGTTGACCCACCCTTTCTGGATAATCCAATGCTGCTGCATTCCTTGCACCTCCACCAAACtacattttgaaaaaatagCAACTACTTAATTTTTGATGTTCCAAATTCAAGCGAAGCTTTACTACCTATAGACTAGCATAGGCAAATATGGCATCCCATGCGCACAGACAAACTAATCAATTTCTTAACGAAAACAGAAACATGGAAAGTAGATAGGCTATCAATAGACAGTTTCATAAATCATTTAGAAAGATCACAGTTGCAACAGAAGAATGTAAACTTATAACAAGAACTACTGAATAGTTGCTATATCTTTTGCAAACCCAACAAGTGAGAAATTCACAAAATCAGGATAGAGGGTAAACTATCAGCCAAAAGCCAAATATACTAAACAAAGGACTTTGCTAACCAACGGTAAGAAAACAGGCAAGAAAGATTTTCATGTCAATAATCATTGATCCTAGATGTCTTTGTTGACACATTTGATTTAATCAACCAAATTAATGACAACGGAATGGGAAAAGAAggatattttttattatgttaTCAGAATCAACAACTGATCTTACTTAAAGAAAGATTGAGCACAGAAGTTTGCCATCTGCAGATGCATGTAGTCTGACCCAGTACAATACAATCCAATTAAGCAAAATTAGCAAACACAAAACACCCAAAAAAGCAGAATAAGTAAACATGAAGCGGCCAATAAAGCAGGCAACCTACAGCTTTCTGCTTTCAAAGGGATATCCAAGTGCTTTAACTTGCAGAGGTGCACCTCCACCGCGAACCCAAACTCTAATGCTGCTACCCGATGAGTGCTACCGATGCGCCGGACAAGATCTAGGTAGTGGCATGCCCAATTTTCAAGCTACAGA
Proteins encoded in this window:
- the LOC127783912 gene encoding zinc finger CCCH domain-containing protein 6 — its product is MEQPHAAAAAAGGGEGEGGASPDTGLEGPMWRMGLGGGGGGGGGGGGGDGDAAGRLPERPGEEDCVYYLRTGACGFGDRCRYNHPRDRGGTEFGGGARNAAALDYPERVGQPICEYYMKTGTCKFGTNCKYHHPKQDGAVLPVMLNNSGFPIRLGEKECSYYMKTGQCKFGTTCKFHHPEFGGVPMTPGIYPPLQSPSIASPHPYASLANWQMGRPPVVPGSYIPGSYTPMMLSSGMIPLQGWSPYPASVNPVVSGGAQQNVQAGPVYGMGHHGSSSTIAYGGPYVPYASSTGQSSNNQQEHGFPERPGQPDCQYYMRTGDCKFGATCKYHHPRELSAPKSGYMVNSLCLPLRPGAQPCAYYAQNGYCRYGVACKYDHPMGTLGYSPSALPLSDMPIAPYPIGFSIATLAPSSPSPDLRPEYISTKDQSVNQVTSPVAASEPVGSILPKGVFPADTMMRAQTNTTSGGSSSPGGGR